The Diospyros lotus cultivar Yz01 chromosome 11, ASM1463336v1, whole genome shotgun sequence region TTTGACTACTTATAAGCTATATTAATAACTTATGAGCTGTTAAGAAAATCTAGTAAGGTGTTTGGATACACCTCACCAGTTTAAACGCTACTAGTATAGCATTTTACAAAAGCTATTGGGATATAACTTTTGCAAAAAGCATAAGTTTTATAAAATTGCTTATTTAAAAGCTAAGTTGACCAAGTAATTTACTGTAGAAGAATAGATTGACCATATGAATATTGGGAACTCTAATTTGTGCCAGAGATACATTTAGGAGATGCATATTAGTTGGTGTCATTATTTCATATTCATTGCTCAATTAGGTGCTTTTTTGGGTATACATTCCACAGCTTCATCCTTTTATGATAGCATGCAAATCACATTTTTGCCTGCTTCTATAATTGCATGCTATGCACTTCCTTCCATGTCGAAGTCCATGTAAGTTGCCGCCATGCTAATAGTGCAGAAAAAATGGAATATTGTTAGTCCCCAGTCACATGACAACTTCAACTCCCTACACTCTGGCAGGCGTTTGGTCACCCTCGATGCAGAACACTCAAGGATTTGAGGTTAAAGCTATGGGTTTTGTCAGGGCCTCGCCCCTCTCTCTTGACAGGGGATCAGTGTCAAACATGTTATAAGAGAAAGAACCAACTAGAGCATGGGTTGTCTTGCACTCGTGTTCCCATTTCCTAATAATATGTAAACTATTGCAGGGCCACCCTACCTACGTGTTCTTTTCTATTGGGAAGTTGAACATGAGGTGCCCGGGGGGCTTTCCAAGTGTGGGGAAGTTCAGGTTTCATGCtatttcatgttcatactattcCAACCTTTTTCAGTTTTAATTGCACTAGAATGCTAATGAAAACATAGCAATTATAGTGTGTgtgtttttatcttcttttctgGTCACTTTTACCCTGGTGAGAAAGGTAGGGGATGTCTAGTGCAGTGCAATACCTACCTGGCAGTGCTTACCTGCTGGGGAGTTGAATATGTGAGGCCTGAAGGGGCAGATGTGGGGGATCTGCAGGTGCTTATTCACTTTGTTCCAATTTGTATCCAAACCTCGTCCTGGAGATCTATATCACAATCACCATTGAGAGCATGCAAAATGGATTTGATCCCTCCCCTTTGTCAGGTGCCATCTCCACCTGTCCCGACTCCCCAGCGATGACATCATCCTGGAGCATCTCAAAAGAAGCATGGTAGTTATACAAGAAGTCTGGTGTTTGTGGCATGAATTTTTTGGCTTTAtccattcatttttattttaattaacctAGAAGAGATGCAACCTAGCCAAACCTCTAGTTGGATTATGActtatgattgttgttgttgtatccTAGAAGAGATGTATCCATTTTCTAGTTATTTTATTTCGTGATTTCTTTCAGAATGctgtatttattttttcattcttgAAGTTCCACTAAAATAAGTATGCATCTTCATATGCTAtgcctttttctatttttgccaATTGCAGGCAAAGGCTAGTACGCCGCGAAGCATTCTCAGAGGAAGGTTGGAAAAAGGTATTCTACCTGTCCAATGGCAATGGGACAGAAATGAGACGGTTAGTGCCTTTCATGAGGTGATCCACCTTTTATAGTCAGTCCTGTTCAGATGCAAGTGACAATGGTGCATGACGAGCAGAGTTTTTCGTTTGGCCTCACTCTTCTTTCCATTTGAGATTTGACAATCTAGTCGGAAGGGAATTCTGTTTTGAAGTTCTTTATCTCCAGAAGGAATCACAGCAATCAGCTTTCAGATATTCATTTCTTTTCCATGGGGTTTAGGAACAAATTTACTGTAACACTGGCGATGTAGAATGAAAACGATATACCATTTTTACTAATTCACTTTTAACATCAAAGCAGTAGCctttttttgtccttttttgGGATAATCATATAAGTTACGACTGTGATGATCCTTGTGCTTGGCAGTGTGGTTCCTAAGAATGTTGGTGATAgattattatggaaaaataaaatatttttcagtctgCATTTACGCATGGATGCATATCCTGTAGGCATATGGAATTCTTATTACtatctctttttcttgtttgtttatAGAAATGAACAAATGACCGTTGCTTGAATCTTGTAGTGAACAGGGTTGCAAATGCAAGCAAGTGTTCTTTCTGAATTCTGATATCTTCTGGAAAGACGTGAATTGATAATCCTTTTCTTCAAGGTGATGGAAGCGAGATTAAGTATTCTTTCTACATGTCCAAGTATTTCTCTTATTCAGAGTCTATTCTAAGCGTAGATAAATAAGACTAGTTTTGTTAAATAGTTACCAACCAGTGTAAAATTCGTCAAATCAACTATCATAAATTCTATTCAAATgtcttattattgttgttggaaGGCACTGATTGGCACTGATAATGATCATTGAAGGCAAGCAATCTCACACGTCTCAACTATATTTTCTCTTCCTCCCTGCACCAAGCAGTTATAAGAACAAAGCAGCCTGATCTTGATTTGATAACTAAAGAATCTTAACTGCAAGCATCTCTTTCTAATTAACATTTTCTCTCTTCTAGAGATTGAATAACAGAGTAGACTTCTAACTGATATCAGAAAGTGCACTTTCATTTATTGGGGGGTGAATTATACTTCAGTTTCACATAAATAGGAATCTTCCGGCTTTCACTTGAGGCATGGTAAGCATTCTTCATTGTTCTGAAGctcaattacaacaataaattgaGTGAAGAATGATGGTGACTTGATAAACAGCAGTATCTGTATTCATGGATGTTCTTACTAATCAAAAACCCGATTGTGGCAGGTTTTATCGCAGGGATATGGGCAGTCGATCTTCTGGAAAGGGACCCGGTCATAATACCAGTCACCAACTGCCTTTGCAATCGTCTGCAGATACAGAAGTTCAGAGTTAAAGCAACTCAGAAACAGGAACAAGAGAAACAAAGCACAAGAGCTCCTTACAGTTCCACCCAGTTTTGGAGAGTCATCCCTCAGCCAAGTTTCCTGCGTTCCAGCTTGGCAATGAGAATAGCAAGAGTTGATAAACAGTCCTCTAGCCGGAGAGTTTCCAAGTCCCGTCAACGCACTTAAGAATTGCTTCCTAAAATCTACAAGTAGCAACAACTAACCTATCAAATCTTAATTCCATATATcgttacatgaattttaactcATTCATCGTTTCTATTTATAATCTTATCTTCTAAACTCAAGATAATCCGCCACAATAATGTTACAACAAAATTTGAATATTGCAGtgataaagcatggagataagTCTTTAGGGGATCATGGGCCCAGAAACTAAGTTTGTAGAGAAGCTGTAACCTTGCATGATTGCCAGTTGATCATTTGAACATTTAGTTATATCAAGTTTGCAGCTGCGCCAGGTTCCATGCGGATCAGCAACACCGGGTGCCAAAATGTTCTTTACctgaaaacatatatatatacacacacacatatataatgaaatcagTGAAATAAAGGCTTGGTAACACAACTAAGAACACATAAATTGAAGGAAATAGATAGAGACtgcatttattataaaaaaaaaaattgagtatttCCTCCACTGAAGGGATGAGCTAACCTGCCATGAATCATAGGCTGCATTTATTAGAAAAAGTGGAGTTTGAATTCCCCGTGCCATATTTTGGGGGAAGAAGCACTGCAATATAGTGAGGACGTATTTGTGTGATTAattccccaaaaaaaaaaatattgcatttaccatagagaaagaaaattattagCAAATCTTACCAAACCAGGTTTCATTCGGGAAGTGCAGTATGAGGGTAAATTTTTAGCTGATCCCTGCAGCAGAGGTTGAGAAAAAATGATTTCCCAAATAGCATAGAGAGGGAAATACTGAAACAAGTCAACAAGACATGAAACCATACCCTTTGGAAAGTGCAATAGACGGTCACAGTGGAAAcccattttttcctttatttttggttttataATTGCAAAAATGGAGAGAAATTATAGGGTAAAGGAATCATGAACGAACAAgatatcaaaaagaaaagaatttgacTTATCTATGCTGtcctaagaaaagaaaaattggtaGGGAACCAGCGTTTGACAGAAAGAGTTCTCAGAAAACTGTGGCATGAGCCTAAACATCataaagagaatgagagaaaagagagtACATGTGTTGTAACAACATCATTGTAGAAGCCTTCAATATGTTGTGCTCCCGAAACATCCTTCCTGTCATACAGTACCTCAGCCTTTAACAGATGAAATCAAGCAAATACAAATTAAAGGTACTCACATACTTTAGTGGCATAATTCTGAGAGTGGTTAAATGTAAAAGTAAGTCTTACGCGTTGATGAAAAAGCCTGCATCTGCCACGCATTTCACTTTGGTACGTGCAGGAAGCAGAGCCCGGAATTTGTCACAAAGCAATATGGATGTCAGACCTCCTGCTGAACAGCCGGAGAGAATAGCCTGTTCAAACAAGGTTTTAGAAATCATCAGAAACGACGACGACGAACCCGGAGTGGGGCGAGAGGAACATAACACATGGTATCAATCTgatttcttacattttcagCATTTTGCATTCCTTTGGCCATTAAATCCTCAATCACAGCAACAAAGATCCGTCCCCCTCTAAAGTAAAGCTTATTAGCCTGATATAAACGAAATATGATTACAAAAATGTGAGTAGCTGCCCAGCATGTTCTTCTGTTACTCAGAAGATAACCAGAGGTGATGATTATTTGATTGAAGCCATCTGTTTAGACCCGTATGCATTACAACTTACAGGATTGACTGCTTCCACATCGCCTGTGAATGATGACCCGTCACAGTACCTAACCTTGATCCTGTTCCAACTGTAGAAATCTGGATAGGGGAACAGAGACAATTTCTTATAAGGAAGCTTGTTCGTATAGAACCTCAACATGGAAGTATGAATTCCAGATCAACTAATAATCATAGGAAACCTGGATTGAACTTCTGTTTGTTGCTAAATATCCCAGAGAAAGATATCTCCTTATCCATTAGCTTCGATGAACCTAGACGAGTCTTTGTTCGCTCAAGGCAAGTTGTAGCATTGTTGCACCAGCCTCCTCCCTGAAATTACAAAGTAGAAATGTTGTCAAAAATTCATTGTATTTGGAACTAGAACTTTCCAACAGagaggaaaatgaaaagaaggTAAAAGATCACTAACATAGATGCATTTTTGCATACACATAATaagcatatttattttccaCCCATAAATCCTAGTCCCAAACAtagcatgaaaagaaaatgcataAAACCATTCAAGATCTCTTAATCTAGGATTCATAGAACACTGAGCAGATCATTACCACATTAAAGTGCTTGGCAGCACAACTGTGACTATTTGATTAGCATGTTAGATCAAATCTAGTACCCACCATTTGTTTGACAATAAAACCACATGTAATTAAAGatcaaattgattaaaaatgtcaGAACCCAATTCTAGATGGAGGACAAACCTCAAAAAAGACCAACCAATTGTTGATTCCTGCCCCGGATCCCTTATCGAAATGGTAAGCCGGTGGACTCCCATCCAAACAAACTGTTCGGTATCAGAATTACAAGAACCGTACGATGAAGGTTATTGAAGAAAGGAAACCCAATCTAGTAAAATTTCAATCTGATTGATTgtgaaacaaaatttttacctGCTCCTTTCGCAACAGCACTCTGAACATAAGTTATCCCAACATCGAATCCTTCAGTTTTCAGCACAAGCAGCACACAAACTAGAAAGTGTAGCCATTGGCCTAGTCTCCCTTTCCCCATTATGCACATTCCTGACAGTAGCATCATCAACACATCAAAATctagaaaaagaagagaagataaagaaaacaaaacaaaaattaaaaaaatatatatgtatatatgtgcagATAGAATGGGAAGAATCTAGCATCAATGACACGAAGAGAACTTTACTTTTTCAATCAATAAGAAGAAATTGGGAGCATAACATAAGAAAGGAATTTCCGAACACCCCCCTCGGCCCTATCCTTTATtgacatacatacacatacacatacatatatatatatatgctttttaCAGAGACACAAGCATCTAAATAGaaatgtttttatgtttgtgCTCTAGAGATTAAATAGCGAGTGAAATGTTGATCTGGATTTTGGCTTTATAAGCATAGAATCAGCTTCGGAGAATCAAGAGAAACTTCAAAAGTGTTGGAATGGGTACCTGTTGGATGGAACCCAGTTCAGTGCTGTGATTCTTCTGATCTCCGGAAGCTCTAACAGGCCTCGAACGCCATTCTCATGACTTGGTTTTAGTCTTAGTTACGTAAGTGCTTGGCTGCACAAATGATTATGCCCGTGTCTATATATACCCAAAATTACTGTTTATCTCTGGTATACAAGCACCGACGgaaaccaaaaattaaaaaaaaaaaaaaagtctacaaatcgattgtaattttttcaatcttttattATATAGGCTGATAGTATTCTCTTCGCAACAACTCCATCTTTGcgtttaaatattaaaaaatgctaTTGATATACCTTTGTGTATTTCTTAAACTAtataaaggtgtaccaataacaAAAAAGTCCATCATGAGACGCATGTGAGGCACaagatattttggtcataatacccctttatgtagcccaaaatatacaaaatgattgtacatctagcatgattcttaaatattacaaatatgaatccatatttataaataataataagtattaTCAAAGGAAGCGCAGCCATCCCAACATATATCCACACTCTCAAACAACAATAATGtccaaattcatttttttctctatatttttatgttttttctataattatttaaattttattatcttaattacacacttgaacttaattttttgatactttaatttttttcataagataattaaattttttttattattttaattatactcctATACTTACagtttcaagtcaatttaatttttatatttttatatataaaaataaaaaataaaataagataacaaaatatacattatactatttatattaaaatataaagttaaattaatttaaaaatataaatttagaagtgtaattgaaataataaaaaactcgagttgtgagaaaaaaaaatatcaaactacaaaaattttattgattcaaaaatatatttaaaataaaaaaaataagttattattaaaaaatataaaaatacaaatttgacccaataataataataataatagaagtcACATTCTTCGTCTACCCTTCAtcataattcaattcaattatggGAAGCGATGTGACATACATGATGTTTcctaattttgaaaagttatttaataatgtgaaattcatataataaataataaaattgctAAAGCCAAAGCATCACAATTCATTGTACTCGGATTATTCCCGCGAGCTGTTCCTGTTCGTTGGTACCGctttaattcaaataataataataataataaaatgtgaagtggaaaattatttttgaactttttaaCCTGTCAGGCAAAAAGAGCACACCGATAGGCTTTCGCGGAAAATGAAGACCGAAGCCCCAGAGCAGAGCAGACATCCTGGTCAGACCCCTCGACGGACCGCTGTCTGTCGTCGTGGAAGTTTcgaggaaaataataaaaaaataaaatgaaaagaaaaggaagaccgcccgccccccccccccccccccccccccccccccccgacaCGCACACACAACGCACACCTAATCTTATCTCTTTACGCGCGCTCTTCGTTACTTGGTCAAAAAGGGTGACATCGCTCACCCCGACTGCTCCTCACACTCGGTCTAATAGAACGTGGGAGGAGGTTAATCATAGTGATCCAGTCAGACGCAGTGGCTAGATCCGAGCTCACCGCGCACAAAGAGTCCCCCTCACTTTAGAGAGAAGTACCCCACACTATCGTCTGCGAGACTCGATTCTTAGTCTTGATCTAAGATTCATCACGAAAAGCACTTTGTACCCCCTTTCTTGATCGACTGGGCTGCCCATGTGGGCGCGCTCTT contains the following coding sequences:
- the LOC127812678 gene encoding pectin acetylesterase 8-like, which encodes MMLLSGMCIMGKGRLGQWLHFLVCVLLVLKTEGFDVGITYVQSAVAKGAVCLDGSPPAYHFDKGSGAGINNWLVFFEGGGWCNNATTCLERTKTRLGSSKLMDKEISFSGIFSNKQKFNPDFYSWNRIKVRYCDGSSFTGDVEAVNPANKLYFRGGRIFVAVIEDLMAKGMQNAENAILSGCSAGGLTSILLCDKFRALLPARTKVKCVADAGFFINAKDVSGAQHIEGFYNDVVTTHGSAKNLPSYCTSRMKPGLCFFPQNMARGIQTPLFLINAAYDSWQVKNILAPGVADPHGTWRSCKLDITKCSNDQLAIMQDFRKQFLSALTGLGNSPARGLFINSCYSHCQAGTQETWLRDDSPKLGGTTIAKAVGDWYYDRVPFQKIDCPYPCDKTCHNRVFD